A window of Candidatus Hydrogenedentota bacterium contains these coding sequences:
- a CDS encoding Gfo/Idh/MocA family oxidoreductase, translated as MDEFTRRGFITKSARSMLTVVGGAAVLAGAGKARAASPNETIVMGVIGVGGRGRDVSRQFVNSGAVKLAYVCDVDEKRIGSYPDQIGRLQGRTPKAVSDMRRVFEDKDVDAVYIATCDHWHGLATVWACQAGKDVYVEKPPCHNVWEGKKMVEAARKYNRVVQVGLQNRSAAFARSAREYIQGGGLGAVPLVKVYNMKSGGEFRCPPDSAQPKHVDYDMYLGPAPSRPFNEGHFHGGWKMWWAYGGGDMGDDGIHQLDLARYVLGDLPTPKAVNACGGRVAFQDDREVPDTQVVSFEYDRQIMTFELSEYAPYMTKAGDDIRNGDKFPYWATNATRIELYGTKGLMYLGRHGGGWQVIFADGKELDKEYGRQGNDAHRTNFLDCIKTRKRPNADIETGVASNLLVNYGNMGVRVGGRRMVIDPVTEGVVGDDGVNQLLKRAYREPFSIPEQV; from the coding sequence ATGGACGAGTTCACCCGCCGCGGCTTCATTACAAAAAGCGCCAGGAGCATGCTGACTGTGGTCGGCGGCGCGGCCGTGCTGGCCGGCGCCGGGAAGGCGCGGGCGGCCTCACCCAATGAGACAATAGTCATGGGGGTGATTGGTGTCGGCGGCAGGGGGCGTGATGTTTCCCGCCAGTTTGTCAACAGTGGTGCGGTGAAGCTGGCGTATGTGTGCGATGTGGATGAAAAACGCATCGGGAGCTATCCGGACCAGATAGGGCGCCTGCAGGGCCGCACGCCGAAGGCGGTGTCGGACATGCGCCGTGTTTTTGAGGACAAGGATGTTGACGCGGTCTACATCGCCACATGCGACCACTGGCACGGACTGGCGACGGTGTGGGCCTGTCAGGCGGGAAAGGACGTGTATGTCGAAAAGCCGCCCTGCCACAATGTCTGGGAGGGGAAAAAGATGGTGGAGGCGGCGCGAAAATACAACCGCGTTGTCCAAGTCGGCCTCCAGAACCGCAGCGCCGCGTTCGCGCGGTCCGCGCGCGAATACATCCAGGGCGGCGGGCTGGGCGCCGTCCCCCTGGTGAAGGTGTACAACATGAAGTCAGGCGGCGAGTTCAGGTGCCCGCCCGACTCGGCGCAGCCGAAGCATGTGGACTACGACATGTACTTGGGTCCGGCGCCGTCCAGGCCGTTCAACGAGGGGCATTTCCACGGCGGCTGGAAGATGTGGTGGGCCTACGGCGGGGGTGACATGGGCGACGACGGCATTCACCAGTTGGACCTTGCCCGGTATGTGCTGGGGGACCTGCCAACACCGAAGGCGGTGAACGCCTGCGGCGGGCGTGTGGCCTTTCAGGATGACCGGGAGGTGCCCGACACCCAGGTGGTCTCCTTTGAGTATGACCGGCAAATCATGACCTTTGAGTTGAGCGAATATGCCCCCTACATGACAAAGGCGGGGGATGACATCCGGAACGGTGACAAGTTCCCCTACTGGGCGACCAATGCCACCCGGATCGAGCTGTACGGCACAAAGGGCCTGATGTATCTTGGCCGCCACGGCGGGGGATGGCAGGTTATCTTTGCCGACGGAAAGGAACTCGACAAGGAGTATGGCCGCCAGGGGAACGACGCGCACCGGACCAATTTCCTCGACTGCATCAAGACGCGCAAGAGGCCCAACGCGGACATTGAAACGGGCGTGGCGAGCAACCTGCTGGTCAACTACGGAAACATGGGTGTGCGCGTCGGGGGGCGGCGCATGGTGATTGATCCCGTCACAGAGGGCGTTGTCGGCGACGACGGGGTCAACCAACTGCTCAAACGCGCCTACCGGGAACCCTTTTCCATTCCCGAACAAGTGTGA
- a CDS encoding ThuA domain-containing protein, which yields MRRMLVISAIMLFSAGVFPAFAAPLKVCLVSGSFEYDSDTALARFKEYLEQNYEADCTLLKADGWTKIPGLEALDTCDTALFYTRRLELEGGQLALIKRYCDAGKPLVAVRTASHGFQKWLAFDREVLGGNYKGHFGEGPTIETFVMPSGKGHPILDGVGKIRSRYSLYRTAPVAKDATVLLTGGTPDSGGRQPLAWTREHRGGRVFYTSLGGVEDFGHRAFARMAANALFWTANRPVARKEPPALEPRMKKEGMLRLAMRTRVPAGTDGADWREESILQEWRAHETAIIVCDMWDRHWCEFATQRVDGMAPRMNELLTAARGAGVMVVHCPSETLGFYQDTPARRRMLSPTPVTPEMVRDVVEPPLPIDDSDGGCPGPEKFYPAWSRQHPAIEIKDGDGISDDGREIFSYFQQEGIRNIIYMGVHTNMCVLGRSFGIRQMFRWGMNCALVRDLTDTMYNPAMPPNVAHDEGTERVVQHIEKYWCPSLLAGELISGLPDTSN from the coding sequence ATGCGCCGCATGCTCGTTATTTCGGCAATCATGCTGTTTTCTGCGGGTGTCTTCCCCGCCTTTGCCGCGCCGCTGAAGGTGTGTCTGGTTTCGGGCTCGTTCGAGTACGATTCCGACACGGCATTGGCGCGGTTCAAAGAGTATCTTGAACAAAATTATGAGGCCGACTGCACCCTGCTGAAAGCCGACGGCTGGACGAAGATTCCCGGGTTGGAGGCTTTGGACACCTGTGACACGGCCCTCTTTTACACCCGGCGGCTGGAATTGGAGGGTGGGCAACTTGCTCTGATCAAGCGGTATTGTGATGCTGGAAAGCCCCTTGTCGCCGTGCGCACCGCCAGCCATGGTTTTCAAAAATGGCTGGCCTTTGACAGGGAGGTTTTGGGGGGAAACTACAAGGGCCACTTTGGCGAGGGGCCGACCATTGAGACTTTTGTGATGCCTTCCGGGAAAGGCCATCCCATCCTCGACGGTGTCGGGAAAATCCGGTCACGCTATAGCCTGTACCGGACGGCGCCCGTCGCCAAGGATGCGACGGTGCTGTTGACCGGCGGCACCCCGGACTCTGGGGGACGGCAGCCCCTGGCCTGGACACGCGAGCACAGGGGCGGGCGGGTCTTCTACACGTCCCTGGGCGGTGTGGAGGACTTCGGGCACCGGGCCTTTGCCCGCATGGCGGCCAATGCCCTTTTCTGGACCGCCAACAGGCCCGTGGCACGGAAGGAACCCCCCGCCTTGGAGCCCCGCATGAAAAAGGAGGGCATGCTCAGGCTGGCAATGCGGACCCGTGTGCCGGCCGGCACGGACGGGGCGGACTGGCGGGAGGAAAGCATTCTTCAAGAGTGGCGGGCGCATGAAACCGCGATTATTGTCTGCGACATGTGGGACAGGCACTGGTGCGAGTTCGCCACCCAGCGCGTGGATGGCATGGCCCCCCGGATGAATGAACTTCTCACTGCCGCGCGCGGGGCGGGCGTCATGGTGGTTCACTGTCCCTCGGAGACCCTGGGGTTCTATCAGGACACCCCGGCGCGGCGCCGCATGCTCTCCCCCACTCCCGTGACCCCCGAAATGGTCAGGGACGTGGTGGAGCCCCCCCTCCCCATAGACGATTCTGACGGCGGATGCCCCGGCCCGGAGAAATTTTACCCCGCCTGGTCGCGCCAGCATCCGGCCATTGAAATCAAGGACGGGGACGGTATTTCCGACGACGGTCGGGAGATTTTCAGCTACTTCCAACAGGAAGGCATCCGGAACATCATCTACATGGGCGTGCACACCAACATGTGCGTGCTGGGACGCTCTTTTGGCATCCGCCAGATGTTCCGGTGGGGAATGAACTGCGCGCTGGTCCGGGACCTGACAGACACCATGTACAACCCCGCCATGCCGCCCAATGTGGCCCATGACGAGGGGACTGAACGGGTGGTTCAGCACATAGAGAAATACTGGTGTCCGTCACTGCTGGCGGGGGAGCTCATCTCAGGGTTGCCCGACACGAGCAATTGA
- a CDS encoding transposase → MTTPPTRPDDDIAQRGADIPVRLLQKRQTEMTAPHSAGNNNHFLSPNEMGTVNITRRRLPHWTCKGVIYWITFRLADSLPQEKFHVWQNERDLWLQRNPKPWDEAQFSEYNRLFGDRIEKWLDAGYGSCPLARPDVRATVRECLLRFEGERLRLHAAVIMPNHVHLLLEPLATNKLSALLRGIKGASARQANQLLGSTGTFWLDESFDHIIRNEHQYEHLVRYIEENPKQACLKTHQYWLWNNCIQFGEQ, encoded by the coding sequence ATGACAACACCGCCAACAAGACCTGATGATGACATTGCGCAACGTGGGGCGGACATTCCTGTCCGCCTTCTCCAAAAGAGGCAGACAGAAATGACTGCCCCACACTCAGCAGGAAACAACAATCATTTTCTTTCTCCCAACGAAATGGGCACTGTAAATATCACCCGGCGCCGCCTGCCCCACTGGACCTGTAAAGGGGTCATTTACTGGATTACCTTTCGACTGGCCGACTCCCTTCCCCAAGAAAAATTTCACGTATGGCAGAATGAACGCGACCTCTGGCTTCAACGCAACCCCAAGCCCTGGGATGAAGCGCAATTCTCTGAATACAACCGCCTGTTTGGCGATCGAATTGAGAAGTGGCTTGATGCAGGATATGGTTCCTGCCCGCTTGCGCGGCCTGATGTCCGCGCCACAGTCCGAGAATGCCTACTCCGGTTTGAAGGCGAACGTCTGCGACTTCATGCTGCCGTTATAATGCCCAATCACGTTCATCTTCTATTGGAACCACTGGCAACCAATAAACTGTCCGCCTTGTTGAGAGGCATCAAAGGCGCCAGCGCACGCCAAGCCAACCAACTTCTCGGTTCCACCGGAACCTTCTGGTTAGACGAGTCTTTCGACCACATCATCCGCAACGAACACCAATATGAGCATCTGGTCCGATATATTGAGGAAAACCCAAAACAGGCCTGCCTCAAAACACACCAATACTGGCTATGGAATAACTGTATCCAATTTGGTGAGCAGTAG
- a CDS encoding ABC transporter ATP-binding protein: MNNGYHMEDELQQRAYDTRIMLRLLGYVRPWRAWLGLASLLLLLLSVLGNVTPLLVMHSVDRHINNPARLTGGESADIAGLWRMVAAIGVLILAQALLRYAQVLIVSLVGQRAMFDMRMRLFTHFQDFSLRFLDRNPAGRLLSRLTTDIEKVQQTIVEGVVAMVSDFMTLFAVLVIMLYVNWVLALIALAPLPLVFATSVIFRKYAQRSFLEVRRKIAHINAWMQENISGMRLVRLFNREDANFAEYEHRNAVHRDEWLRQIRNFALYFPAVEFLSSLSTALILLYCGLFMLRQGGSVTGQGSIGTIFAFVFLAERFFGPIRALADRYNLILEAMASSERVFQLQDTVPDIQNGPNPKACPQVSGAVSLDRVWFSYDDPQPGKEPRWVLKDLCLDIRPGERVAIVGHTGAGKSTLTHLLSRFYDIQRGAIRVDGVDVRDYDLVQLRRNIGVVLQEVFLFSGTIDENIRLGDNGMGEEHVLACAAHVNAAPFIGRLPGKYEYTVGERGGNLSVGQRQLIAFARTLAHNPRILVLDEATASIDTETEHLIQDALEKLLAGRTSIVIAHRLSTIQHADRIVVMHHGEIREMGTHQELLAQNGLYRTLYELQYKAEEQHDNTANKT, translated from the coding sequence GTGAACAACGGCTATCACATGGAGGACGAGCTCCAGCAGCGCGCCTACGACACCCGCATCATGCTGCGCCTGCTCGGCTATGTCCGCCCTTGGCGCGCATGGCTCGGCCTCGCCAGCCTGCTGCTGCTCCTGCTCTCCGTGCTGGGCAATGTCACCCCGCTGCTGGTGATGCACTCGGTGGACCGCCACATCAACAACCCCGCAAGGCTGACGGGCGGCGAATCGGCGGACATCGCCGGGCTATGGCGCATGGTCGCGGCCATCGGCGTCCTTATTTTGGCGCAGGCCCTGCTCCGCTACGCCCAGGTGCTCATTGTGTCCCTTGTGGGACAGCGCGCCATGTTCGACATGCGCATGAGGCTCTTCACCCATTTCCAGGACTTCTCCCTGCGGTTCCTCGACCGCAACCCGGCGGGCCGGCTTCTCTCGCGTCTGACCACGGACATCGAGAAGGTGCAGCAGACCATTGTCGAGGGGGTCGTCGCCATGGTCAGCGATTTCATGACCCTCTTCGCCGTGCTGGTCATCATGCTCTATGTGAACTGGGTGCTCGCCCTGATTGCCCTGGCGCCGCTTCCCCTGGTCTTCGCCACCAGCGTGATCTTCCGGAAATACGCCCAGCGCTCCTTCCTCGAGGTGCGCCGTAAAATCGCCCACATCAACGCATGGATGCAGGAGAACATCTCCGGCATGCGCCTCGTGCGCCTCTTCAACCGGGAGGACGCCAACTTCGCGGAGTACGAACACCGAAACGCCGTTCACCGGGACGAATGGCTCCGGCAAATCCGCAATTTCGCGCTCTACTTCCCCGCCGTCGAGTTCCTCAGTTCCCTCTCGACCGCCCTCATCCTGCTCTACTGCGGGCTGTTCATGCTGCGGCAGGGGGGTTCCGTGACCGGACAGGGCTCCATCGGCACCATCTTCGCCTTTGTCTTCCTGGCCGAGCGCTTCTTTGGACCCATCCGCGCCCTGGCAGACCGCTACAATCTTATCCTGGAGGCCATGGCCTCCTCGGAGCGCGTCTTCCAACTGCAGGACACGGTGCCTGATATACAAAACGGCCCTAATCCAAAAGCCTGCCCACAGGTCTCCGGCGCGGTGAGTCTGGACCGTGTCTGGTTCTCCTACGACGACCCGCAGCCCGGCAAGGAGCCCCGCTGGGTGCTTAAAGACCTCTGCTTGGACATCCGGCCCGGCGAGCGGGTCGCCATTGTGGGACACACCGGGGCCGGCAAAAGCACCCTGACCCATCTCCTGAGCCGTTTTTACGACATCCAGCGCGGCGCCATCCGCGTGGACGGTGTGGACGTTCGGGACTATGACCTCGTTCAGCTTCGCAGAAACATCGGCGTGGTGCTGCAGGAAGTCTTCCTGTTCTCCGGCACTATTGATGAAAACATCCGCCTGGGCGACAACGGGATGGGGGAGGAGCATGTCCTCGCCTGTGCCGCCCATGTGAACGCGGCCCCCTTTATCGGGCGGTTGCCGGGAAAATATGAATACACCGTGGGGGAACGCGGGGGAAACCTCTCCGTCGGCCAGCGCCAGCTCATCGCGTTCGCCCGCACCCTCGCGCACAACCCGCGCATACTCGTGCTGGACGAGGCCACCGCGAGCATAGACACCGAAACGGAGCATCTCATCCAGGACGCCCTCGAAAAACTACTCGCCGGACGGACCAGCATCGTTATCGCCCACCGCCTCTCCACCATCCAGCATGCCGACCGCATTGTCGTCATGCACCACGGTGAAATCCGCGAGATGGGCACCCACCAGGAACTGCTGGCGCAAAACGGCCTCTACCGGACACTGTACGAACTCCAGTACAAGGCGGAGGAGCAGCATGACAACACCGCCAACAAGACCTGA